In Thermoanaerobaculia bacterium, the genomic stretch GCCGACGAGCAGCGTGACTCCCGTTTCCCGGAGCTGCTGGAACTTGTGGGCGAGCGTCGGGAGCCGCCGGAAGGTGAGGGTGAAGTAGTCCAGGTGCGTGACGTTCTCGAGCGACCTCCGGATGTCGAGCGCCATCTCCGGCGGCATGTCCTTCTGCCACGCGGGGTCGTTCAACCGCTCGGGAAACGTGCGCGCGGTGTAATCGGCGAGGAACAGGCCCTCGATCGTCGGGCACCAGTAGAGCGTGTTGTTGCGCTTGCGAATGCCCGCCAGGATGTCCTCGGGGTAGCCGGGCTCCGTCGCGAGGCCGGTGTGCTCGAACGAATCGATCCCGTATTTCAGGCCCATCCGGATCTCGTCTTCGCGATGCGCGTGCGCGACGACCGGCTTTCCGCCGGCGTGCGCGGTTTCGACGACCGCCTTCACTTCGTCGTCCGTCAGCTGGTCCTGGTCGATCAGCTTGATCATGTCGACGCCCGCGTCGACGAGCCGCTTGACCTTCGCGCGCGCGTCCGCCGCGCCGTTGACCCCCCACCGATACGACTCCTCCCACGGGTTGTACGCCTTCTTCTGGATGAAGGGGCCCGAGACGAACATCCGCGGGCCGGGGATCTCGCCGCGCTCGATGCGGCCGCGCACGGCGAGGATGTCGTCGAGCGGGGCGCCGAGGTCGCGCGCGAAGGTGACTCCGCTCTCGAGGAGCTGCTTCGCCGCGATCGGCAT encodes the following:
- a CDS encoding amidohydrolase family protein — its product is MKIRQSMLLLAAAFAAALPLHAQDPKITLALVGGQIIDGYEGAPISDGVILVSGDRIAAVGRRSALSVPAGVPVIDTRGMSVLPGLADMHVHLMILGHSDYEYWDKKYAGRFATEIMPIAAKQLLESGVTFARDLGAPLDDILAVRGRIERGEIPGPRMFVSGPFIQKKAYNPWEESYRWGVNGAADARAKVKRLVDAGVDMIKLIDQDQLTDDEVKAVVETAHAGGKPVVAHAHREDEIRMGLKYGIDSFEHTGLATEPGYPEDILAGIRKRNNTLYWCPTIEGLFLADYTARTFPERLNDPAWQKDMPPEMALDIRRSLENVTHLDYFTLTFRRLPTLAHKFQQLRETGVTLLVGTDSGIPGNFHTDSTWRELDTWVKLGMTPMQAIAGATRWPARFLRKENDLGTIAPGRYADIVAVRGDVLSDIALLQHVDVVVKGGKRIR